A DNA window from Akkermansiaceae bacterium contains the following coding sequences:
- a CDS encoding von Willebrand factor type A domain-containing protein — MKLHSDDPRITAYVLGELTPEDAAAVEAAAENDPAVKAAIGEAGSLGELLSESLFAEKPKLRPAQRQAILLAAREPEKITHLPKIPDSRHQRRSWIVSLAAAALLLFAFVMFSRAPVFSPKLTERDLTPPPRPATSPSPITPGNEGEWRTIPINIAMLPAPGPADASQVGRTFAGAAAPASTISRLAAARDEAIAKAGSRFYDEAADSLKDKPVPADDELPVLFRRGSVVAAASPQMRLPVRAGNASMIWVTDSIRKEHKKPPVNAVRVEEILNHYPLRPAGAASVAQGVTLSTEALPCPWKPSASLLIIAFRGSNDGDRQIQANFKADPATVARYRLLGYSTVAGIPDGSLPTLLPAKALTLLAIEIEPSGSSTDFGTVEWSVNGKDAPPIALSRKPDAEPSDDARFASLLCTYAQWLAGDDQSGMIDSEVVAALAREMASDNLPADRYDLLNLIDQTLNL, encoded by the coding sequence ATGAAACTCCATTCTGACGATCCCCGCATCACCGCCTATGTCCTGGGCGAGCTGACGCCGGAAGATGCTGCGGCAGTGGAAGCCGCCGCGGAGAATGATCCCGCGGTGAAAGCCGCCATCGGGGAAGCGGGCTCGCTCGGTGAGCTTCTGTCGGAATCCCTTTTCGCGGAAAAACCGAAGCTGCGCCCCGCCCAGCGGCAGGCCATTCTGCTCGCAGCCCGTGAACCGGAAAAGATCACCCATCTGCCGAAGATCCCGGACTCCCGGCACCAGCGCAGGTCTTGGATCGTGAGCCTGGCCGCGGCGGCCTTGCTGCTGTTCGCATTCGTCATGTTCTCACGCGCCCCGGTGTTCTCGCCCAAGCTGACGGAACGCGATCTGACGCCTCCACCCCGCCCGGCCACCTCCCCCTCGCCGATCACCCCGGGGAACGAAGGGGAATGGCGCACCATACCGATCAACATCGCCATGCTGCCGGCACCCGGACCGGCGGATGCCAGCCAGGTTGGCCGCACCTTCGCAGGTGCCGCCGCGCCCGCTTCCACCATTTCGAGACTGGCCGCGGCCCGTGATGAAGCCATCGCGAAAGCCGGTTCCAGATTCTACGACGAAGCCGCGGACAGCCTGAAGGACAAGCCGGTCCCGGCTGACGATGAACTTCCCGTCCTTTTCCGCCGCGGATCGGTGGTGGCCGCCGCCAGCCCACAGATGCGGCTGCCGGTCCGGGCTGGCAATGCCAGCATGATCTGGGTGACTGACTCGATCCGCAAGGAGCACAAGAAGCCACCGGTGAATGCCGTGCGGGTGGAGGAGATCCTCAACCACTACCCGCTCCGTCCGGCGGGTGCCGCATCGGTCGCCCAAGGGGTCACGCTTTCCACGGAAGCGCTCCCATGCCCGTGGAAACCTTCCGCCAGCCTCCTCATCATCGCCTTCCGTGGTTCCAATGACGGAGACCGCCAGATCCAGGCGAACTTCAAGGCGGATCCGGCCACGGTGGCCCGCTACCGTCTGCTGGGCTATTCAACGGTGGCAGGCATTCCCGATGGTTCCCTGCCCACCCTGCTGCCTGCAAAGGCCCTCACATTGCTCGCCATCGAGATCGAGCCGAGCGGGTCCTCGACGGATTTCGGCACGGTTGAGTGGAGCGTGAATGGGAAGGACGCGCCGCCCATCGCCCTTTCCCGCAAGCCGGACGCCGAGCCGTCCGACGATGCTCGTTTCGCCTCCCTGCTCTGCACCTACGCGCAGTGGCTCGCCGGGGATGACCAGTCCGGTATGATCGACAGCGAGGTCGTCGCCGCCCTCGCACGCGAGATGGCTTCGGACAATCTGCCGGCGGACCGGTATGATCTCCTGAATCTCATCGACCAGACCCTGAATCTCTGA
- a CDS encoding sigma-70 family RNA polymerase sigma factor, with protein sequence MSGFPENAPKLSALPDVDPYDGAQTAPEKPMAETREQFVERALAEFESPLIGYAVTILHDLDRARDVVQDTFIRLCQQEPNKIRESLKTWLFTVCRNRAFDVLRKEKRVQPLDEVQWKRVAGPEPAPDEQALHDERIGQVMKSLDRLSANQREVILLKFQQGLSYQEIVEVTGLSSGNIGFLIHTGLKRLRESLPADFRS encoded by the coding sequence ATGAGCGGTTTTCCTGAAAATGCCCCTAAACTTTCCGCCCTCCCGGACGTTGATCCCTATGACGGGGCGCAAACCGCTCCGGAAAAACCGATGGCGGAAACGCGGGAACAGTTCGTCGAGAGGGCACTCGCCGAGTTCGAATCACCGCTGATCGGCTACGCGGTCACCATCCTGCACGACCTCGACCGGGCCCGGGACGTGGTCCAGGACACCTTCATCCGCCTGTGCCAGCAAGAACCCAACAAGATCCGTGAAAGCCTCAAGACCTGGCTGTTCACCGTATGCCGCAACCGTGCCTTCGACGTCCTCCGCAAGGAGAAGCGGGTCCAGCCGCTCGACGAGGTGCAGTGGAAGCGCGTCGCCGGTCCGGAACCCGCCCCCGATGAACAGGCCCTCCATGACGAGCGCATCGGGCAGGTCATGAAATCACTCGACAGGCTTTCCGCCAACCAACGCGAAGTCATCCTCCTCAAATTCCAGCAAGGTCTCAGCTATCAGGAGATCGTCGAAGTCACCGGCCTCAGTTCCGGCAACATCGGCTTTCTCATCCATACCGGGCTGAAACGCCTCCGAGAATCCCTTCCCGCGGACTTCCGCAGCTAA
- a CDS encoding redox-sensing transcriptional repressor Rex, translating to MGKIDIPKKAIYRLSIYNRCLQKLRANGVETVSSTTLARAAGVKPAQLRKDLAYFGQFGTRGLGYPVEILSGIIRETLGREHLQPVILVGAGNLGSALLRYQGFGREGFEVIAAFDTHPDSAVARGVGIPVHSPNDLESFIQNHGVKLAILCVPVESAQSVANRLVAAGIQGILNFSPIVLEVAPDVTVNNVDLALELEHLGYFIR from the coding sequence ATCGGGAAGATCGATATTCCCAAGAAAGCCATCTACCGGCTTTCGATCTACAACCGTTGCCTCCAGAAGCTCAGGGCCAACGGCGTGGAGACCGTGTCATCCACGACGCTGGCGCGTGCAGCCGGTGTGAAACCCGCGCAGCTCCGGAAGGATCTCGCCTATTTCGGCCAGTTCGGCACCCGCGGGCTGGGCTACCCGGTGGAGATCCTCTCCGGCATCATCCGTGAGACGCTGGGCCGTGAACACCTGCAGCCGGTCATCCTCGTCGGTGCGGGTAATCTGGGATCCGCCCTGCTGCGCTACCAGGGATTCGGCAGGGAGGGATTCGAGGTCATCGCCGCCTTCGACACCCATCCTGACAGTGCCGTTGCCCGGGGGGTGGGCATCCCCGTCCATTCCCCCAATGATCTGGAGTCATTCATCCAGAATCATGGGGTGAAGCTCGCAATCCTCTGCGTTCCGGTGGAATCCGCCCAATCCGTGGCGAACCGTCTGGTGGCCGCCGGGATCCAGGGAATCCTCAATTTCTCACCCATCGTCCTTGAAGTGGCGCCGGATGTGACCGTCAATAACGTCGATCTGGCTTTGGAACTGGAGCACCTCGGCTACTTCATCCGGTAA
- a CDS encoding 2-oxo acid dehydrogenase subunit E2: MPTVPILMPQLGESIAEATIIRLGVAVGDPVRTDQEIIEVETNKAVMGVTTLCDGIVSEIRAVEGESYSVGTVLGLLEVTEEEIARTGVDTVESLDSKRNVNVPSQQGEANLHFALDDDAYEEAPPVVPSVKGLPVPTGVMGAHYISPRMRARMDDMGLREADISAVAGTGNGGRVTVEDLERFLDYLEDWPSSTASPMRLAVADAMRRSWTRPLATVGLPVLLDRVLDHRRAQNPKPGLTLYLLRAFALALTEQPATAGYLIGEKIVHPRSFDIGVAVQVEDGVVVPTVRKVDQLRLSDLIATYDDLVDRARRRRLTEADTRGGIATVTNFGTFGLTSGTPIPLPNETLILGIGAGVKKPVWSSHVEAFLPATQADLFLTFDHRVVDGGGAGFLLNRVAELLQHPESL, from the coding sequence ATGCCCACCGTTCCCATCCTCATGCCGCAGCTCGGCGAATCGATCGCCGAGGCGACCATCATTCGCCTTGGGGTCGCCGTCGGTGATCCCGTCCGGACCGACCAGGAAATCATCGAGGTGGAGACGAACAAGGCGGTCATGGGCGTCACCACCCTCTGCGACGGCATCGTTTCCGAGATCCGGGCGGTGGAGGGCGAGTCCTACTCCGTCGGCACCGTGCTCGGTCTGCTGGAGGTGACCGAGGAGGAAATCGCCCGTACCGGCGTGGACACCGTCGAGTCGCTCGATTCGAAGAGGAACGTGAACGTCCCATCCCAGCAGGGTGAAGCCAACCTGCACTTCGCCCTCGACGATGACGCCTATGAGGAAGCGCCGCCCGTGGTCCCCAGCGTGAAGGGCCTGCCCGTCCCCACCGGCGTCATGGGCGCGCACTATATTTCCCCGCGCATGCGCGCCCGCATGGATGACATGGGTCTCCGCGAGGCTGACATCTCCGCAGTCGCCGGCACCGGCAATGGCGGCCGGGTGACCGTGGAGGACCTCGAGCGTTTCCTGGACTACCTCGAAGACTGGCCGAGCAGCACCGCTTCACCGATGCGCCTCGCCGTGGCGGATGCCATGCGCCGGAGCTGGACGCGCCCGCTGGCCACCGTGGGCCTGCCCGTGCTGCTGGACCGCGTGCTGGACCACCGCCGTGCGCAGAATCCCAAGCCCGGCCTCACCCTTTACCTCCTCCGTGCCTTCGCCCTCGCCCTCACCGAACAGCCCGCCACCGCCGGCTACCTCATCGGGGAAAAGATCGTGCATCCCCGCTCGTTCGACATCGGCGTGGCCGTACAGGTCGAGGACGGCGTCGTGGTCCCGACCGTCCGCAAGGTGGACCAGCTCCGCCTTTCCGATCTCATCGCCACCTATGACGATCTGGTGGACCGCGCCCGCCGCCGCCGTCTGACCGAGGCGGACACCCGCGGCGGCATCGCCACGGTGACGAACTTCGGCACCTTCGGCCTCACCTCGGGAACCCCCATCCCCCTGCCGAACGAAACCCTCATCCTGGGCATCGGTGCGGGTGTGAAGAAGCCCGTGTGGAGCAGCCATGTCGAAGCGTTCCTCCCGGCCACCCAGGCGGATCTTTTCCTGACCTTCGACCACCGGGTGGTCGATGGCGGCGGAGCGGGATTCCTGCTCAACCGCGTGGCGGAACTGCTCCAACATCCGGAATCCCTCTGA
- a CDS encoding alpha-ketoacid dehydrogenase subunit beta codes for MSVTYIDAIREAQEKLLREDDRVFLYGQDIATFGGAFKATKGLAEAYPNRVFDAPISEDAMIGLAVGAAIEGMRPIVEMQFADFSSIAFNQIVNQAATHFYRTGMPIPITVRLPSGGTPGSGPFHSQSMEGIYAQYPGLVVLTPATVSDAYHMLLDGVALDDPVIYCEHKFLYRWLKAKSINGDHLPIGQARITRPGKHATVVAYSAMVHEAVRAADRLAQDGWEIEVVDLRSVKPLDIDTVLASVARTGRLLAVGEAFPWGGVTAEIVSRVTEEGFHLLDAPPQRLNARDTPVPYHPKLWAAHRPTPESICEALRKLLSF; via the coding sequence GTGAGTGTGACCTATATCGACGCCATCCGTGAAGCGCAGGAAAAGCTCCTGCGTGAAGATGACCGCGTTTTCCTCTACGGCCAGGACATCGCCACCTTCGGCGGTGCTTTCAAGGCGACCAAGGGACTCGCCGAAGCCTATCCGAACCGCGTGTTCGACGCGCCCATCTCGGAGGATGCCATGATCGGTCTGGCCGTCGGCGCCGCCATCGAGGGCATGCGGCCGATCGTGGAAATGCAGTTCGCGGATTTCTCGTCGATCGCGTTCAACCAGATCGTCAACCAGGCGGCCACGCACTTCTACCGCACCGGCATGCCCATCCCCATCACGGTGCGCCTGCCCTCCGGCGGCACACCCGGTTCCGGCCCCTTCCACAGCCAGAGCATGGAGGGCATCTACGCCCAGTATCCCGGTCTGGTGGTGCTGACCCCGGCGACCGTTTCGGACGCCTATCACATGCTGCTGGACGGCGTCGCGCTGGATGACCCGGTCATCTACTGCGAGCACAAGTTCCTCTACCGCTGGCTGAAGGCGAAGTCCATCAACGGCGACCACCTGCCCATCGGCCAGGCCCGCATCACCCGTCCCGGAAAGCACGCGACGGTGGTGGCCTACAGCGCCATGGTCCATGAGGCGGTCCGCGCCGCCGACCGCCTGGCGCAGGACGGATGGGAGATCGAGGTGGTGGACCTGCGCTCGGTCAAGCCGCTCGACATCGACACCGTGCTCGCCTCCGTCGCCCGCACCGGCCGCCTGCTGGCCGTCGGTGAGGCTTTCCCATGGGGCGGGGTCACCGCGGAGATCGTTTCCCGTGTCACCGAGGAAGGCTTCCACCTGCTGGACGCACCGCCGCAGCGGCTGAACGCCCGCGACACTCCCGTCCCCTATCATCCCAAGCTCTGGGCCGCCCACCGGCCCACTCCGGAATCCATCTGCGAGGCATTGCGGAAGCTTCTTTCCTTCTAG
- a CDS encoding thiamine pyrophosphate-dependent dehydrogenase E1 component subunit alpha, translating into MLRGRILENKLSSLYKAGKIVGGVYLGRGQEAVSASLGTALVQGRDVFAPLIRDQAGRTAFGEPLLDCTRTYLGSVEGPMRGRDGNIHRGRPEMGMPAMISHLGAQVPLVAGMLFAKRLKGQLNGVVGATCIGDGATSTGAFHEGVNLAAIEGLPMVVVVANNQFAYSTPNTRQFACRDLVERARGYGIGGYSVDGTDLLACASVISEAVRKARSGGGPQMVVAHLLRLSGHGEHDDGSYVPSDIKGGHYGRDCIEVAMRQLVEHQFATVDEILAWQDEVAEEVQRAVAQAQQEDTPDPYKENWTALSTRFPLSAQ; encoded by the coding sequence ATGCTCCGCGGGAGGATCTTGGAAAACAAGCTCTCCTCCCTCTACAAAGCGGGGAAAATCGTCGGTGGGGTCTATCTCGGACGCGGGCAGGAGGCGGTGAGCGCCAGCCTCGGCACCGCCTTGGTCCAGGGACGTGATGTGTTCGCCCCGCTGATCCGGGACCAGGCGGGACGCACCGCCTTTGGCGAACCTCTCCTCGACTGCACCCGCACCTACCTCGGCTCGGTCGAGGGGCCCATGCGCGGCCGGGACGGCAACATCCACCGCGGACGCCCGGAAATGGGCATGCCGGCGATGATTTCCCACCTGGGCGCACAGGTCCCGCTGGTGGCGGGCATGCTTTTCGCCAAGCGGCTGAAAGGCCAGCTCAACGGCGTCGTCGGAGCCACCTGCATCGGCGACGGAGCGACCTCCACCGGTGCCTTCCACGAAGGGGTGAACCTCGCCGCCATCGAAGGACTGCCGATGGTGGTCGTGGTCGCGAACAACCAGTTCGCCTACTCCACCCCGAACACCCGCCAGTTCGCCTGCCGGGATCTGGTGGAACGCGCCCGCGGCTACGGCATCGGCGGCTATTCGGTCGATGGCACGGATCTCCTCGCCTGTGCATCCGTGATCTCCGAAGCGGTGCGCAAAGCCCGCAGCGGCGGTGGCCCGCAGATGGTGGTCGCCCACCTTCTGCGCCTGTCCGGCCACGGTGAGCATGATGACGGTTCCTACGTCCCGTCCGACATCAAAGGCGGCCACTATGGCCGCGACTGCATTGAGGTCGCCATGCGCCAGCTCGTGGAGCACCAGTTCGCCACCGTGGATGAGATCCTCGCCTGGCAGGATGAGGTGGCTGAGGAAGTGCAGCGCGCCGTCGCCCAGGCCCAGCAGGAGGACACCCCGGATCCCTACAAGGAGAACTGGACCGCCCTTTCCACCCGCTTTCCCCTTTCCGCCCAGTGA
- the hisA gene encoding phosphoribosylformimino-5-aminoimidazole carboxamide ribotide isomerase, whose translation MTKFRPCIDLHHGQVKQIVGGTLRDDGQGPRENFVSEKPSGWFAARFRDDGLKGGHVIKLGPGNDAAAREALATWPGGLQIGGGITPANAREWLDAGASHVIVTSALFDADGKFLPDVLEAFVKGVGRERLVIDLSCRKSGDGWTVSMNRWQTPTEMTVDHATLDRLAPHCAEFLIHAADVEGLCRGIDVDLVSLLGGWGKIPITYAGGAASIADVELLEWAGQGVVDITVGSALDIFGGSGVTYAELLDWNRRTA comes from the coding sequence ATGACGAAATTCCGCCCCTGCATCGATCTTCACCATGGCCAAGTGAAACAAATCGTCGGAGGTACTTTGCGTGACGACGGGCAGGGGCCCAGGGAGAACTTTGTTTCGGAAAAACCCTCCGGCTGGTTCGCCGCCCGCTTCCGTGATGATGGATTGAAAGGCGGCCACGTCATCAAACTGGGACCGGGAAACGACGCGGCGGCCCGCGAGGCCCTGGCGACATGGCCCGGCGGCCTCCAGATCGGCGGCGGCATCACCCCCGCGAACGCCAGGGAATGGCTGGACGCGGGTGCCAGCCACGTGATCGTGACCTCCGCATTGTTTGATGCGGACGGGAAATTCCTCCCCGATGTCCTGGAAGCGTTCGTGAAAGGCGTCGGCAGGGAGCGGTTGGTCATCGACCTTTCCTGCCGGAAATCCGGCGATGGATGGACGGTGTCGATGAACCGCTGGCAGACCCCCACGGAAATGACGGTGGACCACGCCACGCTGGACCGTCTCGCCCCGCACTGCGCGGAATTCCTGATCCACGCCGCGGATGTGGAGGGCCTCTGCCGGGGCATCGATGTGGATCTGGTGTCCCTGCTGGGTGGTTGGGGGAAAATCCCGATCACGTATGCGGGCGGAGCCGCCTCCATCGCGGATGTGGAGCTTCTCGAATGGGCCGGCCAGGGCGTGGTGGACATCACCGTCGGCAGTGCGCTGGACATCTTCGGGGGGAGCGGCGTGACCTACGCGGAGCTTCTGGACTGGAACCGCCGGACGGCATGA
- a CDS encoding helix-turn-helix transcriptional regulator, translated as MKLPAQAHILHGSLARDGATVVGIDSDSSQPLDWGGMLLPGYAHLILNPDGYGVVLGENIRLSIFPGMTAICRIPPEGGIYASRLPGSGRHRCVVLTVSDRWLADKFGGLLASLHPLFGKADAVPEQIGLTRTMSLAEKDLCEAMLSPPVARPLRPMWFRAKLVECFSLFGGVEHPSTTRKQDSISLRVDKAVLWLREHFDEELDLKALSTHVGCAPHYLSRLFRSHTGKTLTQKLRQIRIDHAADLLQNGTHNVTEAALEVGYSSISHFTKAFLLEKGILPSLYRHN; from the coding sequence ATGAAGCTGCCCGCACAAGCCCACATCCTCCACGGCTCTTTGGCGCGTGATGGAGCCACGGTCGTCGGGATCGACTCGGACTCCAGCCAGCCCCTGGACTGGGGCGGCATGCTCCTCCCCGGCTATGCCCATCTCATCCTGAATCCGGATGGCTACGGGGTCGTGCTGGGGGAAAACATCCGCCTCAGCATCTTCCCGGGCATGACCGCCATCTGCCGGATTCCCCCGGAGGGCGGCATCTATGCGAGCCGCCTGCCGGGCAGCGGCCGTCACCGCTGCGTGGTGCTCACGGTTTCCGACCGCTGGCTGGCGGATAAATTCGGAGGACTGCTGGCCTCCCTGCATCCGTTGTTCGGAAAAGCGGATGCCGTTCCCGAACAGATCGGCCTCACCCGCACCATGTCCCTCGCGGAAAAGGATCTCTGTGAAGCCATGCTGTCACCTCCCGTCGCCCGCCCCCTGCGGCCCATGTGGTTCCGCGCGAAGCTGGTGGAATGCTTCAGCCTTTTCGGTGGAGTGGAACACCCCTCCACCACCAGGAAGCAGGACAGCATCAGCCTCCGGGTGGACAAGGCGGTGCTATGGCTGAGGGAGCACTTTGACGAGGAACTGGACCTCAAAGCGCTCTCCACCCATGTGGGCTGCGCGCCCCACTATCTGAGCCGCCTTTTCCGGAGCCACACGGGCAAGACCCTGACACAAAAACTCCGCCAGATCCGTATCGACCACGCGGCCGACCTCCTCCAGAATGGCACCCACAACGTGACGGAGGCCGCCCTGGAGGTTGGCTACAGCAGCATCAGCCACTTCACCAAGGCTTTCCTCCTCGAAAAAGGCATCCTTCCCTCCCTCTACCGGCATAACTGA
- a CDS encoding PEP-CTERM sorting domain-containing protein (PEP-CTERM proteins occur, often in large numbers, in the proteomes of bacteria that also encode an exosortase, a predicted intramembrane cysteine proteinase. The presence of a PEP-CTERM domain at a protein's C-terminus predicts cleavage within the sorting domain, followed by covalent anchoring to some some component of the (usually Gram-negative) cell surface. Many PEP-CTERM proteins exhibit an unusual sequence composition that includes large numbers of potential glycosylation sites. Expression of one such protein has been shown restore the ability of a bacterium to form floc, a type of biofilm.) yields the protein MTSIRLSVIGAIAAVSSAHAALLIQAPSLGSGQESVYWEFFEGTGPNRGLSSGNAAGTPAAGVGTIAPVSPGYRASAGYYSFMGSFGLTATTQATALSDIQNVVFQRVSMANPDFSLDVNLNWDGNAIVGATPDDPSLGAAPSITLGGPWLSYYDAANNLLGRVQATYTGILASATDITVGGFSGDLNSFTYQWDLSGVAEEVRSIRIDAPIIVHSSTVEARIDIGGSFVQVVPEPSSGLLSLGVAALLIRRRR from the coding sequence ATGACCTCCATACGATTGTCAGTGATCGGCGCCATCGCCGCCGTATCCTCCGCCCACGCAGCGCTGCTCATCCAGGCTCCGTCCCTGGGAAGCGGCCAGGAAAGCGTTTATTGGGAGTTCTTCGAGGGCACCGGACCAAACCGGGGACTCAGCAGCGGCAATGCGGCGGGCACCCCCGCGGCCGGTGTGGGGACCATCGCCCCCGTTTCGCCGGGCTACCGCGCGAGCGCGGGCTACTACTCCTTCATGGGCAGCTTCGGCCTCACAGCGACCACCCAGGCGACGGCGCTGAGCGATATCCAGAACGTCGTTTTCCAACGGGTGTCCATGGCGAACCCGGATTTCTCGCTGGACGTGAACCTGAACTGGGACGGAAACGCGATCGTCGGTGCGACGCCGGATGATCCTTCGCTCGGAGCCGCACCATCCATCACCCTGGGTGGCCCGTGGTTGTCCTATTATGATGCGGCGAACAACCTGCTCGGCAGGGTCCAGGCGACCTACACCGGTATCCTTGCTTCCGCCACCGACATCACGGTTGGAGGTTTCAGCGGGGATCTCAACAGCTTCACCTACCAGTGGGACCTTTCCGGAGTCGCGGAGGAAGTGAGGTCCATCCGGATCGACGCTCCCATCATCGTCCACTCATCCACGGTCGAGGCGCGGATCGACATCGGGGGGAGCTTCGTGCAGGTCGTTCCGGAGCCATCCAGCGGTTTGCTGAGTCTGGGTGTGGCCGCGCTCCTCATCCGCCGCCGTCGCTGA